The DNA segment CCGGCGCGTTAGCGTATGCGCACGACGGTACCGACCGAAACATGGTCATACAGCCACTGCAGGTCGCGCGCCAACAAGCGAATGCAGCCATGCGTACGCTGCGACTGCAGGGTGGCGTCGTCAACCGTCCCGTGCAGCATGATGCCGTCCCCCAGATCCAGGGCGAACGCACCGAGCATCCCCGACACTTCGCGGTTGCGCGAGGCAAGGGGCGGAATGAACAGCGTGGCGTCGAAGACGATGTGCTCGTCGACCGGGAGGGGGGCGAACGTCTCCGTCGTCGAGGGCGACGAATCACCTTCGGTGGGAACGGAATCGTCGTCGCGCCAGGCGAGCCCCACGAGTGAGTCGCGCACGACGAGTCGGCGTCCATCCTCGAGCACGATGCCGCCGGCAGGAATGGCGCGGAGGCGCAGCCTGTGCGCGAGCGCCACCTCGGCGTAGTGCCAGTCCGGTGGGCGCCAGACCGGGTTCGCGCGCTTGCGCAGGATCCGGTGCCGCCCGCGCGGCGTCGAGAAGTGCCACACGCTCGCCTCGAATCGTACCACCGAATCGGCGCCTATCGCGACCGGCGCCGTATAGAGTGTGTCCGGTCCGGACAGGACGTGCAGCTCACGGCGCACCAGGGAGACGTCGATGAGCGTGTCGCCTTGCTGCGGAATGGTGGGGAACCACGCCTGGTGCGCGGGGCGTGACGCCGGAGGCACTCGCCTGGTAGGCGAGTGCTGTGCCGGCAGCCACACCGCCGCGCCCATGCCGACGATCAACCCGACCAGTGCCGGGATGACTCGGGCGTGCATGGATCAGCGAAAGGTGAGGCCGAGCGTGAACGGGATCCAGCGCACGTCGCGATCGCGACTCCCGAGGAACGACTCCAGTGCGCCGTCACGATCGCGCCCCGTGCGGACGCTCACCACCCGCGACTCCGCGAAGATGCCCAGCGGCCCGAAGGTGAACTCCAGCCCGCCCCCCGCCTGCATCCCCCACTTGGTCCGCGTCGTCTCCGTCGTGCTCGTTTGGGCATTGAGGACGTCGTCCCCCAGAACCCCGCCTAACGACGAGCGCGTCCCGAGGTTGGTGAAGTGGAACACGCCGCCGCCGCCCAGCCCGTACAGTTGCAGCGACCGACCGGACACGAGCGGCACGTGCGCGGTGAGATTGAGCACGGCCGACCAGACGCGCGGCTTGGGATTGTCGAGCGTCAGCGTACCGCCGCCGGGGAGCGTCCCGGTAAAGCTCCCGTTCCCGAACTGCGTGTATCCGAGGTCGAGGCGTGCACCGAGCAGCGCCTTGCGAGCGTGCACCCCGATGGGAACCGTCACCCCCACGCCGTCATCGTATCCCAGCGCCTCCAGCCTCGCGCGTGGAACGGCGCTCGATCCCGCGATGCCGATGTACCAGGGCGAGCCATTGAACAGGTAACGTTGTCGCATGCGTTGCTGCTCCCGCTCGGCAGCGAGACGCGCCGAGTCGGCGGCTGCAATCGAGTCCTGCACGCGCTGCTGTGCCCGCATCAGCGAGTCGTTGCGTGCGCGCTCGACCGCCTGCAGCGAGTCGCGGCGCATGGAGTCGATGCGCGCCACGGAGTCTGCCATGCGTTGGCGTTCGAGGCGCAACGAATCGTCCCGCATGCGCTCAAGGCGGGCGAGCGAGTCCGCACGCGCCGCTGAATCCGGTTGCGATCTGTAATCCACCTCACCCGACGACTCCTTCCGGATCGGAATGCGCTGCTGCGAGCGCGGTGCGGGATCGAAGACCCGCTGCGCCGACGGCGCCGGCGTGCCATCTCGGCGCAGCGGATCGGTGGTGCGTGCACTGTCGCGCATCCGCAGCGAATCACGCACGCGCAAGGAATCGCGCACGCGCAGCGAGTCGCGAAGGCGTAGTGAACCGCGAAGGCGCAGCGAATCGCGTACGCGCAGCGAGTCGCGGGTCCGTGTGGTGTCCTGTGCGGACGCCGGGAGCACGAGCGTCGTTACGCCGAGCGCCACTGCCGTGACGCCGAGCCAATGTGACATCGTCAGCATCCTCTCCCTCCTGCTGGCGGACCCTGGCGTGCCGCGAGAGGCACGCCACGGTTGGGGTCCGGTGTATGCGCCGCATGCTAGGCGGAAGCCAGGGGCGACGCATCGCGCGCCGGGCCGATCTCTGTTCCGCGCCCGCTGGGCTATGCGTTCGTGTACCACGCGGCCATCGCCCCGAAGGAGGGAGCGCACTCCCTCCACGAGGGGCAAGCGACAAGCGGACGTGCGGCCAATAGGCGGAGGCGCGCCGCGCGCATAACGTGGCACTCGACCCCCCGCGTCCCGCCCACAACGGAGCGAATGCATGCCAACGACAGGCCCGCGCGCACAGCCTGCGCGCCTCCGTGCTGCGCTCGTGCTCATGGTGGCGATGTCGACCGCCGCCTGCGCGATCCGCCTGCCAGGCTCATCCTCGCTGTCGCAACGCACATCGATCGGTGGCGGCCCAGGCGCGCGGACTAACGAGGAAAGGCTCCCCTACGCTGCTGGCGCGACGCAGGCACCGCTCGTCCCGGGGGATGTGATCCGCATCCGCGTGTGGCGCGAGCCCGAGCTGTCGGGAGAGTTCGTGGTCGATCGACGCGGGATCGTCACACTGCCGCGCCTGGGAGCGATGAACGTGAGCGCGCTGGAACCCGAGCAGTTGCGCGAGCAGCTGACGGACGCGTATGCGCCTTTCCTGCGCGATCCATCCATTGAAGTGACGCCGCTACGGCGCATTCGCGTGTTGGGGGCGGTGCGCACGCCCGGACTCTATTCGGCAGACCCGACCATGTCGGTGCGCGATGTACTCGCGCTCGCCGGTGGTGCGACACCTGACGGTCGCGACGCGGAGGTCCGACTCGACCGTGGCGGTCGATCGATGGTCATTCCGCTCTGGCTCGGCGGCCAGGAGGTGACGCTGCGATCGGGCGACCAACTCGTGGTCGAGCAGCGCGCGTGGCTGTCGCGCAACGTGCCGCTGGTCGCGGCCATCGTGAGCGTTGGTGGGGGACTCGCCATCTCATTGCTTGCCCGATGATGCGCACTTCATCTGATCTCGGCCTGAGCTGGAGCGGCGGCGATGCTGACGACCGCGCGCCGCGCGACCGGGAGGTGACGGCGCGGGAAGGCGAGGCGGGTGAGGGCGCGGGAATAGCGCTCTCGACGTCGCGCCTCCTGGGGACGCTCGCCGCGCGCTGGCGGCGCGTCGTGACCGGAGCGGCGCTGGGGATCGTCGCGGCGATTGCCTACACGCGCCTTGCAACGCCGCAGTACGAGGCGACGGCGACGCTGCGACTCGAGGCGCGGCAGAGCCGGCTCCCGTCGCTCTACGAGGACGCCGTCCCCCGCGACGAGGTCTTCACCGAGCTGGAAGTCCTGCATAGCCGCACGCTGGCCGCAGACGTGGCGCACGCGCTTGCGCTGCAGGTCACGTGGCGCCACGCTCGCGGCGGGATCGTGCCCCACGAGCCGCCGGTGCGCGATGTGTCGATCGCCGACCCGAGCGACACAGGAAGCGTGACGCTGGTGCCGCTGGCCGACGGGCGATACCTCGCGCGCGAGCGCGGCGATACCGTTGCCGTGGGCGAGCCAGTGCGCGTCCTTGGTGCGCGACTGACGCTAACGCCCGCGCCGCGCGGTGTCGCACCGCTCACCGTGCGCGTCGCCCCGGAGCAGGAAGTGGTGGCGCGGCTGCAAGAGGAGGTCGAGGTGTCGCGCGCCGGGCTGCAGGCCAACGTGATCGTGCTGCGATACGCGTCCAGCGATCCGCAGCGCGCGCGCGACGTCCTCAACGCCTGGACCTCGCGCTACATCGATCGCCGGCAGGCGATACGTCGTTCGGAAGCCGAGCAGACGGCGCGGTTCATCGTGTCGCAACTGGACACGCTCGTCCCGCAACTCGCGGCCGCCGAGTCACGACTGCTGCGATTCCGCGACGCCAACGCCGTGGTGGCGCCTGACGAGGCGGCGGTGGTGGCGGTGCGCCAGCGCGCGGCGCGGCAGGCCGAGCGGGACGACGTTGCCTCGGAGAAGGGGGCAATCGATCAGGCGCTGGCGCGCGCGCGCACTCCCGCCGCCGCTGCAGGCGAATCGTCGCCCTACCGCGCGCTGCTCGGCATTCCGTCGTTGCTCCGCAACCAGGCCTCGGGCGAGCTGCTGCGCGCACTCGTCACGCTGGACGACCAGCGCGCGTCGCTCCTGGTGCGCCGGACGTCACGCGACCCCGATGTGCAGGCGCTCACCGAGCGCATTGCCCAGGTGGAGCAGCAGCTGCAAGACATTACCAGCACCTACGCCAGCGCGTTAGGCGCGCGGGTCGCATCCCTCGATGCCTCGCTCGGCGTGGAGCAGGGGCGCTTGGCCGCCATTCCGCGCACCGAGCTGGAGCTGTCTCGACTGGAGCGCGCGCCCCGCGTGCTGGAGTCGCTCGTGGGCGTGCTGCAGACGCGTCTGCAGGAGGCGCGCCTCAACCAGACCGTGCAGGACGCGAGCGTGCGCATCGTCGACCGCGCGGTGCTGCCGCACGAACCGTCGTCGCCGCACCTTCCGGTGGCGTTGGCGGTGGGGCTGCTCTCGGGGGCACTGGGCGGCGTGGCGACGGCGGTGGCCGGTGAGAAGCGCCGCCCCACCGTCCGCACACGGGGAGACTTGCGTCGCGCGACGGCGCTCCCCGTGATCGGTGTCGTGCCGCACTTTCGCGAGTCGCGCGCCCTGCGGATGGGGGCGCGCATCCAGGCCTCGCGCGCGCCACGCGCGCTGCCGCGCGCCGTGGGGAGCACCGCGGCGTCGTCGCCGTCGGAACTGGCGGCCAGCGAG comes from the Gemmatimonadaceae bacterium genome and includes:
- a CDS encoding L,D-transpeptidase; amino-acid sequence: MHARVIPALVGLIVGMGAAVWLPAQHSPTRRVPPASRPAHQAWFPTIPQQGDTLIDVSLVRRELHVLSGPDTLYTAPVAIGADSVVRFEASVWHFSTPRGRHRILRKRANPVWRPPDWHYAEVALAHRLRLRAIPAGGIVLEDGRRLVVRDSLVGLAWRDDDSVPTEGDSSPSTTETFAPLPVDEHIVFDATLFIPPLASRNREVSGMLGAFALDLGDGIMLHGTVDDATLQSQRTHGCIRLLARDLQWLYDHVSVGTVVRIR
- a CDS encoding polysaccharide export protein, producing the protein MPTTGPRAQPARLRAALVLMVAMSTAACAIRLPGSSSLSQRTSIGGGPGARTNEERLPYAAGATQAPLVPGDVIRIRVWREPELSGEFVVDRRGIVTLPRLGAMNVSALEPEQLREQLTDAYAPFLRDPSIEVTPLRRIRVLGAVRTPGLYSADPTMSVRDVLALAGGATPDGRDAEVRLDRGGRSMVIPLWLGGQEVTLRSGDQLVVEQRAWLSRNVPLVAAIVSVGGGLAISLLAR
- a CDS encoding polysaccharide biosynthesis tyrosine autokinase, whose translation is MMRTSSDLGLSWSGGDADDRAPRDREVTAREGEAGEGAGIALSTSRLLGTLAARWRRVVTGAALGIVAAIAYTRLATPQYEATATLRLEARQSRLPSLYEDAVPRDEVFTELEVLHSRTLAADVAHALALQVTWRHARGGIVPHEPPVRDVSIADPSDTGSVTLVPLADGRYLARERGDTVAVGEPVRVLGARLTLTPAPRGVAPLTVRVAPEQEVVARLQEEVEVSRAGLQANVIVLRYASSDPQRARDVLNAWTSRYIDRRQAIRRSEAEQTARFIVSQLDTLVPQLAAAESRLLRFRDANAVVAPDEAAVVAVRQRAARQAERDDVASEKGAIDQALARARTPAAAAGESSPYRALLGIPSLLRNQASGELLRALVTLDDQRASLLVRRTSRDPDVQALTERIAQVEQQLQDITSTYASALGARVASLDASLGVEQGRLAAIPRTELELSRLERAPRVLESLVGVLQTRLQEARLNQTVQDASVRIVDRAVLPHEPSSPHLPVALAVGLLSGALGGVATAVAGEKRRPTVRTRGDLRRATALPVIGVVPHFRESRALRMGARIQASRAPRALPRAVGSTAASSPSELAASEAYLRVVLALRAQLPPGARSVLVASALPGEGKTSMVLSMGAVAARQQQRTLLVDVDLRRGGLSRALALAHRPGVVDIAHGTHDAAECLTQLAMPGGTVTDVIGAGSLTRSANLTQTMDAVRRILQWATAYELVLFDSPPINLVADAAALAPLADGVVLVARAGTTGSPAAALAVDQLREAGGHVLGAVLNDARLAAEDGNASLAEYRAYTFTRA